One segment of Primulina tabacum isolate GXHZ01 chromosome 6, ASM2559414v2, whole genome shotgun sequence DNA contains the following:
- the LOC142550146 gene encoding uncharacterized protein LOC142550146 yields the protein MPPKRKASEGEDSSSSRVVDELSKLLKKQAMLHGEQIQQLLRMQNAGRGGERERVRLEPSSEGAYERFRKMKPLEFDGSTDPMVALEWVKAVEVIYDYLQFDNKDRVSCAIFLLTKTARIWWDVTKVSVNISALKWQEFKDLFYDKYFSRDVQSQKVKEFLELRQGNMSMQEYILKFEEGCQFAPYLASNDIEKGEHFLRGFRAEIKRDVRMSKATSYKEIVGKARMA from the coding sequence ATGCCGCCTAAGCGTAAAGCATCAGAAGGGGAGGATAGTTCATCATCTAGAGTGGTTGATGAATTAAGCAAGTTATTGAAAAAACAGGCCATGTTACATGGCGAGCAAATCCAGCAGCTCTTGCGGATGCAGAATGCAGGGCGAGGGGGAGAGAGAGAGCGAGTGAGGCTCGAGCCCAGTAGTGAAGGAGCATACGAAAGATTTCGTAAAATGAAGCCACTAGAATTTGATGGTAGCACTGATCCCATGGTAGCCTTGGAATGGGTCAAAGCTGTGGAGGTAATTTATGATTATCTTCAGTTTGACAATAAAGATCGAGTCAGCTGTGCCATTTTTCTACTGACCAAGACGGCGAGGATTTGGTGGGACGTCACCAAGGTATCAGTTAATATCTCGGCACTCAAGTGGCAggagtttaaagatttattctacgataaatatttttctcgAGATGTTCAAAGTCAGAAAGTTAAGGAATTTCTAGAACTGAGGCAAGGAAATATGTCAATGCAAGAGTATATTCTCAAATTCGAAGAGGGGTGTCAGTTTGCCCCATATCTGGCCAGCAATGACATTGAAAAGGGCGAGCATTTTCTTAGAGGTTTTCGGgctgaaattaaaagagatgttCGAATGTCTAAGGCTACTTCATATAAAGAGATTGTTGGAAAAGCAAGGATGGCCTAG